A single window of Novosphingobium sp. 9U DNA harbors:
- the dut gene encoding dUTP diphosphatase, with protein MHSPDPVPVRVKRLPHFEGLELPGYATEGAAGMDVLAAEDVMLAPGARHAVATGLAFAIPPGFEIQVRPRSGLALKHGITVPNTPGTIDSDYRGELKVILINHGAEAFDIRRGDRVAQLVLAPVTRASWLKVDELDHTERGEGGFGSTGGVVSLGN; from the coding sequence ATGCACTCGCCTGATCCCGTCCCCGTCCGGGTCAAGCGCCTGCCGCACTTCGAGGGGCTGGAGCTGCCTGGCTATGCCACCGAAGGTGCAGCGGGGATGGACGTGCTCGCCGCCGAGGACGTGATGCTTGCGCCGGGCGCGCGCCACGCGGTGGCGACGGGTCTCGCCTTCGCCATCCCGCCCGGGTTCGAGATCCAGGTGCGCCCGCGCTCAGGGTTGGCGCTGAAGCACGGCATCACCGTGCCCAATACGCCCGGCACGATCGATTCCGACTATCGCGGCGAGCTGAAGGTCATCCTGATCAACCACGGCGCCGAAGCCTTCGACATCCGGCGAGGCGACCGCGTGGCGCAGCTCGTGCTGGCCCCGGTGACCCGCGCGAGCTGGCTCAAGGTGGACGAGCTGGACCACACCGAGCGGGGCGAGGGCGGGTTCGGTTCCACCGGCGGGGTGGTCTCGCTGGGGAACTAG
- a CDS encoding DUF4142 domain-containing protein — protein MKILAYALPMTLALSGTAYAQAMTSAEYVAAAAAGDTYEIQSSQTVLQTTQDPKIRSFAQMMIQDHTKSTAKLKAAALTAKVKAKPMLMPAQAEMIAQLKAETGAARDQAYVAQQKQAHSQALTIHQSYGMDGKNVALKMVANGVVPVVQHHIEMLKTM, from the coding sequence ATGAAGATTCTTGCCTATGCCCTGCCGATGACCCTGGCCTTGTCGGGCACTGCCTATGCCCAGGCGATGACCTCGGCCGAATACGTCGCCGCTGCCGCGGCGGGCGACACGTACGAGATACAGTCGAGCCAGACGGTGCTGCAGACCACGCAGGATCCCAAGATCCGCTCGTTCGCGCAGATGATGATTCAGGACCACACGAAGAGCACGGCCAAGCTCAAGGCCGCGGCGCTGACCGCCAAGGTCAAGGCCAAGCCCATGCTGATGCCTGCGCAGGCGGAAATGATCGCGCAGCTCAAAGCCGAGACTGGCGCCGCGCGCGACCAGGCATATGTCGCGCAGCAGAAGCAGGCGCACAGCCAGGCGCTGACGATCCATCAGAGCTATGGCATGGATGGCAAGAACGTGGCGCTTAAGATGGTGGCCAACGGCGTGGTGCCGGTGGTGCAGCACCATATCGAAATGCTGAAGACGATGTGA
- the coaBC gene encoding bifunctional phosphopantothenoylcysteine decarboxylase/phosphopantothenate--cysteine ligase CoaBC has translation MPETHSSPRILLVIGGGIAAYKACELVRLIRKEGGSVTCVLTEGGSHFVTPMTLAALSENEVYTTLWDLKNETEMGHIQLSRQADLVVVCPATADLMAKMAAGMADDLATTLLLATDKPVLAVPAMNVRMWQHAATQRNVATLRASGVTVVEPDEGPMACGEFGPGRLPEPPAIWQHIRQALGTKPLEGQPDFEAAPHRPLYGRHVLVTAGPTHEPIDPVRYIANRSSGKQGFAIAAAAAEAGARVTLVAGPVHLATPPGVERVDVESAREMEAAVDAALPADVAVMVAAVADWRPVSVADRKIKKAGTAPEPLSLTENPDILARLAASPHRPGLVIGFAAETNDVIPHAQAKRLRKQVDWIVANDVSGDVMGGDANTVHIVREGGVDSLPEMPKDQVARALVERIADALA, from the coding sequence ATGCCTGAGACCCATTCCTCCCCGCGCATCCTGCTCGTGATCGGAGGCGGGATCGCGGCCTACAAGGCCTGCGAACTGGTGCGCCTGATCCGCAAGGAAGGTGGCTCGGTGACTTGCGTGCTGACTGAGGGCGGCAGCCACTTCGTCACCCCGATGACGCTCGCCGCGCTGTCCGAGAACGAGGTCTACACCACCTTGTGGGACCTCAAGAACGAGACCGAGATGGGCCACATCCAGCTCTCGCGTCAGGCCGACCTCGTGGTGGTCTGCCCGGCGACGGCCGACCTGATGGCCAAGATGGCGGCCGGGATGGCCGATGACCTGGCGACCACGCTGCTGCTCGCCACCGACAAGCCGGTGCTGGCCGTGCCGGCGATGAACGTGCGGATGTGGCAGCATGCCGCCACTCAGCGCAACGTCGCCACCTTACGCGCCTCTGGCGTGACGGTGGTGGAGCCCGACGAGGGGCCGATGGCCTGCGGTGAGTTCGGCCCTGGCCGCCTGCCCGAGCCTCCCGCGATCTGGCAGCACATCCGGCAGGCGCTCGGGACCAAGCCGCTTGAGGGTCAGCCGGATTTCGAAGCCGCTCCACACCGCCCGCTCTACGGCCGCCACGTGCTCGTCACCGCCGGCCCGACGCACGAGCCGATCGATCCAGTGCGCTACATTGCCAATCGCTCCTCGGGCAAGCAGGGTTTCGCTATCGCCGCGGCGGCGGCAGAGGCGGGCGCGCGGGTCACGCTGGTCGCCGGCCCGGTCCACCTGGCAACGCCGCCCGGCGTAGAGCGTGTCGATGTCGAGAGTGCGCGCGAGATGGAAGCCGCAGTGGACGCCGCGCTCCCAGCCGATGTCGCGGTGATGGTCGCCGCTGTCGCCGATTGGCGGCCGGTCTCGGTGGCCGACCGCAAGATCAAGAAGGCGGGCACCGCGCCCGAGCCGCTCTCCCTTACCGAGAATCCGGACATCCTCGCCAGGCTCGCAGCCAGCCCGCACCGGCCTGGTCTCGTCATCGGCTTCGCGGCCGAGACCAACGACGTCATCCCCCATGCGCAAGCCAAGCGCCTGCGCAAGCAAGTCGACTGGATCGTCGCCAACGATGTTTCGGGCGATGTCATGGGCGGCGATGCCAACACCGTGCACATCGTGCGCGAGGGCGGCGTCGACAGCTTGCCCGAGATGCCCAAGGACCAGGTCGCCCGCGCGCTGGTCGAAAGGATTGCCGATGCACTCGCCTGA